The Pirellulales bacterium DNA window ATCCGAAGTTGCGCGATGCTCTGGATCTTTCGCGCGAGCCCGACGCCGTGCGCGACCGTTATGGCCGAACGCAACTCGGGCAGTCGCTGTTGCTGTCCCGCCGGCTCATCGAAGCCGGCGTGCGACTGGTGTCATACAACGCATTCAATCAATCGTGGGACACGCACGGCCACATCCAGAACACCTACAAGCACCGCATGCCGGGCTTGGATCAAGCCTATTCCGCTCTCATTGAAGATCTGGCTTCGCGCGGTTTGCTGTCACAGACTTTGGTAATCAAGACCGGCGAGTTCGGCCGTACTCCGGTCATCAACAAGGAAGGCGGCCGCGATCACTGGCCCAGCGCCTATTCGTGCCTGCTGGCGGGCGGTGGTATTCGCGGCGGCACAGTTCACGGCGCCAGCGATGCCAAGGGAGCCTATGTGGCCAGCCAACCCGTCGCGCCCGCCGATGTGCTGGCCACGATGTGGACGCAACTAGGGATCGACCCGGCGACCGAGCTACACGATCGCTTCGGGCGGCCGATGGCACTTTCCAAGGGACGCCTGCTCAGCGAACTGCTGTAGCGCATCGTTTGGTCCCATACGACCTAGTGGGAGCCGAAAACGCCACGGACCAGGTTGCAAATAACCCGCAGCGTTTTTAGGTGCGCGACATCGTGCAGGTAGCCCGGCAACATTCAGGCGTCGAGAAACGTGGCGTTCGTCTCGATCGGCTCGCGCGATTGGCGAGTACGATTCGCCGGTACAGCGGGATCTTCATAGCCGAAGGAGATGCCGCACAGAATCCGCAGATCGTCGGCGATTGCAAGCTCGCGACGGATGATCGTCGGGTACATGCTCAAGCTGGCCTGGGCGCACGACCCAATGCCGCGCGACCAAAGCGCCAACAACAGCGTTTGCACGTAGGCCCCCACGTCGACAGCCACACGAGGGCCAAATCGATCGTCCATGCACACGAGCGCTACGTGCGGTGCGTCGAAGAACTCGAAATTGCGCAGCGTGGCGCGCATCCGCCCTTCGTAGTCGTCCCGAGCGATTCCCATTTCGCGATACATTGTCACTGCGCATGCGACCTGCAACCGTCGATACTCCGCGTGGAACGCGTCAATGGCATTCTCCACGCCCGGCACTTCGCCCCCCATGATGGCGTCGCACAACGCGGTCCGTAACCGTTCGAGCGCCGCACCGCTGGCGATGAACACCCGCCACGGCTGTACATTGCAATTCGAGGGCGCATGCTGGGCCAGCTCCAACACCTCGCGTAGCACCTCACGCGGCACCGGTCGGTCACGATAATACCCGCGCACACTGCGGCGCTGGCGAATGGCGGCATCTAGATCGAGCATGGGTAAAACGATGGAGAAGTGACGAAGCGCTTTCCTCAGGCATCCAGCATTCTGCCTTCGTCGTTCATCATTTACAACTTGTACCGTTCGTGCAGCACGCACGCACTCAGCACATGGGTCAAGATAAAGCTCGCCCCGCTGCGTTTTTGATCGTCCATCTCCGGCATACGGTCCAACAGGACCAAAACCGACTTCGGATCGTAAAATGGCTGCGATTCCAGGATTGGGCTGCGTAGCGTGTCCTGCATCAATTGGCTCAGCCGTCCGGATTGCTCGAGGCCCGACGGCGGCGCGAGGAACGGATGCTTCTGGCGGCGGTAGACCGTATCGGTAATGAACGGCTTGGCCGCTTCGCGCAGCACGTATTTTTCCGTCATACCACGGATTTTCATCGACACAGGCAAGTCGCGCACCAGTTCGACGACTTTGTGATCCAAGAACGGCACCCGCCCCTCAATGGAATGCGCCATCTCCATGCGATCGCCCAACATGTTCAACAGGTAGTTGGCGAGCATCGTCTTGGTCCACAGGTACAGCGACTGATTCACAGGCTCGCGGCCGGCCAATTGTCCCTGCACGTCAAACCGATTCAAAAACACGCGGAACGCGTCGCGATCGGCAAACTCCGACATGAACTCGGGCCGCATCAGGCGCCGATAGCGAAAGGCATTGGCCGAACGAACCTCGAGCCATGAGGGAACGAATCCCAGCGTGCGGCGCACCGCGTCCATCGGCAATGGCTCACCGCTGGGAAGCAGAACGCCACGAGAAACCTCGTTGGTTTGCGTCAGTTCAGCCAAGAGGCGTTCGACCTCTTGCGGATCCTGACCAGCCGCGTTGTGCAACAGCATATCGCGGCGAAAATGGGCATAACCTCCAAGAATTTCATCAGACCCCTCGCCAGTCAGCACGACCTTAAATCCGTGGTCGCGGACCATCTGGCTCAACAAATACTTGGCCACGCCATGAGGATTGGCCGTCAAGGTCTCGCTGTGCCAGATAGCGTCCGAAAAGTTATCGGCCAGTTGCGCTTGCTTGATCGGCAGTGGGTGAAAATTGGCGTGCGCATGCTCGGCCATTTCCTGGGCCACGAACTCTTCGTTGTACGAATCCACGTCGAAGCACAGGGTAAATGCCTCGATCGGATCCGAACGGTGCCTGGCCGCGATGCCCAGCAGCGCACAACTATCAAGTCCGCCGCTGAGGTAACAGCCCACTGGCACGTCGGCCCGTAGTCGAATGCGCACGGCTTCGTCGAGCGTGCTGCGCATTTGCTCGATATGCTCCTCGTCGCTCCGCTGGGGCTGCGGCTGGTCGATGCGGGGATAATCGAAATCCCAGTAGCGCACGATTTGCGTGTGTTGCTGCGTTGCCAGCAAATAGCAGCCGGGTGGCACCTGCCGCACGCCTGCGAACAACGACCGATCCTGGTCGAAATAGACGTGGGAAAGCTGAAAGAACGACTCATGATCCCAGCGGGCCGGCACGCCAGCGGCAAACAGGGCCTTGGCCTCGGAAGCCAGGAACAAAGTATCGCCGACCTGCGCGTAATACAGCGGCTTGACGCCGAATCGGTCGCGGACGGCCATCAACGTGCCGTTTGCTTCGTCCCACAGCACGACGGCAAACTCGCCGCGCAACTGCTGAAGAGCCTGTGAGCCGTAATCCTCGTACAAGTGCAGAACGATTTCGCTATCCGAATGCGTGCGCAGATTGTGGCCGCGAGCTACCAATTCTCGCTGAATCCGCTCGTAATCGTAGAACTCGCCATTGACGATCACGTGCAGCCGTTCGTCTTCGCTGGCAATCGGCTGATCTCCGCCGACCAGGTCGATGATGCTCAGCCGCGTATGCCCGAGCGCGACGCGACCGTGCGGCGCAACCCAATGACGTTGGCCGTCGGGCCCGCGATGGACAAGCGTTTGCATGCCGCGACGCAGGGCCTCGACCGAGACCGGATCGCGCCGCGAGAACATGGCCACGATACCGCACATATCCGCCTGACCTTTCCGCTGGCTGTGGGAACTTTAAGTACGGTCGCCGCGACCCTTTGGATGTCCCTTTTCGAGTTGATCGCAGGGCGGCAGGAACGTCAAGCGTGTCTGTCTGCCGCACCGTCGACACGATCCGTTACCGTCGAGGCCATTCGTTATTGCTCTATGGCGGCCTTGCGGATGTCGCGGGGCGCCAGCAGGAGCGCGACCAGCACCAGTACACAACCAACGATCAAATAGATGAGTGCTGTCGATGCGATGACGGCCCCCATTGTCATACCGCGCTCGGTCACGGCCCATCCCAGGCTGTAAGAACCGAGACCGCCACCAAACCACCCAACCATATTCATGACACCCACGGCTGAACCTCGCCGCGCCGGCGGTATCACGTCGTAGAGCGACGCCCAAATATTGGCGTCGTACAATCCCTTAAAGAATCCGAAGAAGCTCATGCCGACCATGAGAATGGAAAGCTCGCTTGTCGATCCGCACAGGTAAATGAACGGCGTGCCCAGCAGCAACCCCAGCGACTGCACGCCGATTCTGGCACCCGGACGTCCGTGGCT harbors:
- the asnB gene encoding asparagine synthase (glutamine-hydrolyzing), which translates into the protein MCGIVAMFSRRDPVSVEALRRGMQTLVHRGPDGQRHWVAPHGRVALGHTRLSIIDLVGGDQPIASEDERLHVIVNGEFYDYERIQRELVARGHNLRTHSDSEIVLHLYEDYGSQALQQLRGEFAVVLWDEANGTLMAVRDRFGVKPLYYAQVGDTLFLASEAKALFAAGVPARWDHESFFQLSHVYFDQDRSLFAGVRQVPPGCYLLATQQHTQIVRYWDFDYPRIDQPQPQRSDEEHIEQMRSTLDEAVRIRLRADVPVGCYLSGGLDSCALLGIAARHRSDPIEAFTLCFDVDSYNEEFVAQEMAEHAHANFHPLPIKQAQLADNFSDAIWHSETLTANPHGVAKYLLSQMVRDHGFKVVLTGEGSDEILGGYAHFRRDMLLHNAAGQDPQEVERLLAELTQTNEVSRGVLLPSGEPLPMDAVRRTLGFVPSWLEVRSANAFRYRRLMRPEFMSEFADRDAFRVFLNRFDVQGQLAGREPVNQSLYLWTKTMLANYLLNMLGDRMEMAHSIEGRVPFLDHKVVELVRDLPVSMKIRGMTEKYVLREAAKPFITDTVYRRQKHPFLAPPSGLEQSGRLSQLMQDTLRSPILESQPFYDPKSVLVLLDRMPEMDDQKRSGASFILTHVLSACVLHERYKL
- a CDS encoding nitroreductase; translation: MLDLDAAIRQRRSVRGYYRDRPVPREVLREVLELAQHAPSNCNVQPWRVFIASGAALERLRTALCDAIMGGEVPGVENAIDAFHAEYRRLQVACAVTMYREMGIARDDYEGRMRATLRNFEFFDAPHVALVCMDDRFGPRVAVDVGAYVQTLLLALWSRGIGSCAQASLSMYPTIIRRELAIADDLRILCGISFGYEDPAVPANRTRQSREPIETNATFLDA